The Mauremys reevesii isolate NIE-2019 linkage group 1, ASM1616193v1, whole genome shotgun sequence genome segment AGGCACAGCCCTAGGAACCtccttcttgcagtgtccagttatgcccgctggacactgcaagcttctatgagtttgtcaatttaacaatgAAATTTATATGTACCAGCTTTGTTATCCCAAGGGGCGTCTCTCCCAGATTTCAAACCAAACatgctgcttcaggtagaataaacaaaccattttttaaactatgaaagatagattttaagtgattttacTGTCAAAGAATAACAAGTCGGATTTAgtgaaactaaaataaaatataagcgcgcagtctaaactctcaaccctattagactgggcaacatcgagatgaagcagtttttctcaccccactggatattgcaggccttaatatacaggtttgttccttaaacctgggccaatctcccctgttggagtcttgtcttctcagtgtcttggttgcttgcagcataggtgagACTGGAGAAGGGGCCTGTATGTGTCCACTCtgcctgttttataccctcagtccatgtgctgggagaacacaagtccaggcatgtctggaggcattgctgagtctccaggcaagatTCGTTGCTGGAgaatggctggtgatgggttgtttgacaccctgtccagGCGTTGGTTAATTTGTTTGCTGTTGCtgctggggagctaatatctggctgaatcccgaacttacagcatgtttttcTGACCATCtcacaacacaattctcataacttcatatgcattaatgatacacatatatggatagagaaatgactttcatcagatcataacctttcccctgataccttacaagacatgcTTTATACATAAGATCActattatatgaaaatgaggaatatgggggttgcaGTATGCTCCGTCCCACACTCAGTTACTGACAGAGAAAGCGTGCTTATGGTGGTTATGCCAAggaagtccggactcctgggttctgtcggTCATTCTCTGTGTGACTTTGCTCAAGTCacctctccctgtgcctcagtttacctatatGAATTATGAGGCTATGTTTGTGGTGACTTTCCTTTGCTAGGTTTGTTGAAGACACTTCAATGAAAATTGCTACACTTTCTGATCATAGTTACTAGtgagaattactgatctctgatccTTAGCAACAACCGCGTGTGCCTATAGAAATTATTTGTGCCTCCTGCGCATTTACAGGGTATCAGTCCCTATGCAGATCTAGCATTATCCCTAGTTGTCTTATTAATCAACTGTAATTTtcaaatatacacaaatacacagagcaaTTAAAGTCTGTTTGACTCATTTCCCTTTGGGAATGTCCTAATTACTTTTTACTCCTAAAACTGGACAAACAGCACAGAAGTGCAGACAGGGAAAGAAAGACACTTGCTAGAGGGTCTCCGTTGtccagcctgtttacatccaGATGCCACGTCTCCCCTAGAGGCTGAGCGAACcccactgggattgcacagagctacaTTATAAACAGTGCACACCCCTGTCAGCTCTCGGTGTGGGatgttgctgcagatgctggagtgagagaggtgtgggacacggctacctgagggggattcccagggaagacgctTCCATCTCAGAATCCACAGGTACCCATGTCTTGCTGTTCGACAAACCCAGTTCAACATGGGCGTGATGGGATAGAGAATAGGTCTGGGGTCCTGTCCACTCTGCACAGCCATTAAACATCCCAGGGCCCTGGCCAGAGGAGATGAGTTTGCTCCAGTATCATGGGCCAAAATGTGCCTCTTTGCTGTGCCTCCCGTCCCTGGCTGATGGCCTCTAGCCCCAGCGTGGCTTTGTCTCATTGGCACAGTGCACACGTCATGGTGAAAGGTGTTCGTGGATGCCCAAGTCAAGGCCAAATTCAGAGGCCGTGACCAGTAGATTGCTCAGGCCCCACTGGGGAAAAAATCCCCTTGGAGTGAGAAATGAGTAAAAATTAATCCTCCGACTctgtcacctcctcctcttgcaAAGTAGGTTCCTGGCTGTTAATGGGGGGTgggacggggaggaggaggagctgttaTCTGATCTTTATCTGCTGTAAAGCACGGGCTCCTCCCTGGAACAGTTATATGAATTTTTCAACCTGGACAAAACATATCTTCTCCTAGCTTCATTTGATAAATTGGCCCAACCATTCtgcctgaaactttcaaaacACAATTAATCCGGATGTAGACACCCAGCGtgagaaatttcagtccaaatggtAAATGTTTGGCAAacctataagcaactgaaaatgtgcTCTCCAAATTGAATGTGTCAGATAGTCTTAACTAACGGTGGTGCCAGGAATACCTGTAATGGTCAATCCATTTCTGCCTCCCATTCAGATAAGCTCTTTGCTCCAACAATGTCTGTGGCAAGGAGAACCACAGGCCAAACGTGTATTATGTATCAGTGGaattgaatgttcccttgttcaAGTGTTGTGAGGGACAGTACATAGAAAtgcctgatctactttctttatcTATAGATTcataggttttaaggccagaagggaccatctgaACATCCAACCTGaattcctgtataacacaggccattaaatttcaccgtTTACCCCTTTATTGAGCTCAATAACTTGTGATTGACTAAACCTGGTCTACCCTCGGATTTTACATCATGAAATCAGAGAGCCACAGGGTGAggagggaccacaagggtcatctactCTAACCTACTGCCAAGATGCTGGATTTGTTCTGTCTAAATCATCGCAGAGAGATGGCTATCTACcctcctttggaaaacctcctGTGAAGGAGTTTCCACAAGATCCCAAggtgtctgttccattgtcctcctgttcttacagttaggaagtttttttcctgagatttcatctaaatcttttctccagcttttttatggcagcctttcaataTCTTAAAACCACTGTCATGTgaccccttaatctcctcttttcaaaACTAAGCATACCCACTTCCTTTAGCCTTTGCTCATATGCCTCGTATTCCATCCTTTCAATCATCCTTGTCTCTCacctctgaatcctttccaatttcCCTAAATCCTTCTTATACATTGGagacccaaactggacacagtactccaactgaggcctaaaCAACACTGAGTAGAGCGGTcctatcacctcccatgacttgcatgctatgcatCTGGTAACGCAATGGAAAAttgcttttgcttttatttcaataGCAAAAAAATTGACATCCCTGAGAGATGCAGCTATATCAACCTAACACTGGTGTCGACAGCATGAGGTCTACCGAAGAATTcttcatcaacctagctaccacctctcagggggGTGGGTTACTTACACTGACGGGGAACCCCTGAGATCGGGgtaagtagtgtctacactgaaacacATCCAGTCTGGATCTCCAGCAATCgggagttggagaatccaccacatcacTTCGCAATTTATTCCAAAGTTTATTTACCCTCAGAGCTAAACATTGAGTCCTTATTTCCAactggaatttgtctggcttcagcctcCAGCCATTGGGCCTTGCTCTGCCTTTCCCCACTAGATTACAGAGCCCTTTACTGCTCAAGGTTTTCTCCCCATGTAAGTCTCTGCTTGATCGTCTTTTGCGTAAGATAAATAGATGAAGGTCCTTAGGTCTCTCTCCCTAACTGGCATTTTCTTCAGCCTCAAATCATTTTAGTGGCTTTTTTTTGGACCCTCTcgaatttttcaacatcctttttataATGTGGACCTCAGAACTGGATGCcatgtgcagaggtaaaatccttcccctgctccaactcaccactcccctgtttatgtagccaagccctagtcCGTGGGTCTGGCCTGAATTCCCTGTTCCGAAAGAAAAATTTTGCATTTGACTGTATTGATCTTGATCAAGCAAACATGTCCTCTCATGAAAGGATGAAATTGGGCTTATTCGACAAGACTTGTTTTCCATACACCCTGTTGTTGCATGGCATTCATTATTCCTGGCATTTTTTTTAACTAGTCCCATAGCAGCTTTTCTATTCTTTCCTAACGtcatcaaatctttttttaaaactttcctttttaaaaataggttatatttaacacagaactcttctgtatttgcctcttcttcttcttcttttgtttttgggtggggagggggctttttgctgcctgattgtgtacttctcgTTTTGATTTAGGTGTATGGTTGATAACAGttggtaactctggtgtttgtaactctaaggttctactgtagatgctGTTTAATATCCTCCTTGACAGCTAATGGACTGGAATGTATTTAATCATCTGTTGTGGTTATTCTatcaaatgcagaacaaaaagattTCTTGAACACATCTACCTTCTATgaattaccctgtaaagttaccttccatcctgattttgtaggtgtgattcttttatttttttccttataaaTAAAGTTCatcttttaaaaacctgattgattttcagtgtcctgaagacaaagggtctggtctgtactcACATTGTTCATTAAAAAGTTTCCTTTCTGCCTCTAGGAATTAGCATAAATCTTTTCTAGCATTACTTTCTATTTCTTTCTATTTCTATTTCTAGGCCTATACCTTTTCTAATATTTCTATTTTCTTAATATACTTAACAACCTCCATTTTGTGATCCTCCTGGTGCGCATGCCTCAGCTCCTTTACATtttctgtgcactgcagtgtgtcctgatCACAGCTCTTTTCCCACAAGCTACATTAAATCTGCCCGTACGTATTGACATTCCTATGGCTGAAGCACGGCTGGGACTGCACGGCCTCCTCTCCTCAAATACTGAGCAGATTCAGCAGCTCCGCAGTGGCTTAAGCAGGAGAGCATTTGCTGTGTGGAGCTGCCATGGCCACctgggaagatgtgatgtgagCTCTGCACGCTGAGCAAgcaggaaggggagtttcaaaaTTCCCAGTCCTTTAAAGGGGGAGGCGCTAAGGTGTTTACCTCAATGCAGGGCAGAGGAGTTGAAATTGTTGACCAGAGCGGTCAGGTTAGGTAATGTGGGACACCTTCCAGACGCCAATTACAGAGATAAAATCAAGCACATGtttctacactggcacttcagtGACAAGCCTTTTGAGTTAAAAGCCTTAAAACTCTTGTCAAGGTGATTTTATTATTTCACTGAAACTGTGGAGTTCCGTCATCAAAAGTGGCTCTGTAGTGTATACACCTCCTCTGTTTCTTTGCCAAAAGCTCCTTTTTGGCAGAGAccttggcagtgtagacaaggcctaaggaacAATGATGAATAATGAGTAACCACACTTGCATTTACTGCTGGGGCCTATTAAAGGTTCCCCCACCACGATGTGTTGGAATTATTGAGGCAGGGATGGCCATAACATATGGAATTGGTATTACTAAGGTCATGTGTTCATAATTCATtaatctgaataatgaaaatatcatttttcagtgtgtgaaatgcgaccaatctgcttcacccatgagaacagcctccaggAGTGCATGGAGTGTCTCATATtttaacattgtctctccatccaggcacTTGTACTGCAACCATCACCCTAgaccctgggcacatacaggaagtcaggagaACATAAGGTACGAGCAGGAGACACTGTTCtacctcagagttggacaccttcttcctctccatgtcagattccaacacaaccgacttcaccaacccctccaccttcatcctgctgggcattcctggcctggaggtggcacatgtctggatctccatccccttctgcgcCATGTACGTCATAGCCATCCTGGGGAACTGCAtcatcctgttcattgtgaagacagagccgagcctccatgggcccatgtactatttcctctgcatgctggccataaccgacctggtcctgtccacgtccatcctgcccaaaatgctgagcatcttctggttcaattccagggagatcggtttcagtgcctgccttacccagatgtacttcattcactgcatCTTAGGGATGGAGTCTGGgatcctcgtggccatggctttggatcgctacgtggccatctgccatcccctgagatattccaccatcctgacaaaccccgttgtggccaagattggcctggccgtggtgctgcgtgGCGGCACGGTTGTACTGccctttcccatcctggctagCCAGTGGCCATATTGCACAACCAACATAATCCCCAAGCCATACTGCATGCATATGGCcttggtgaagctggcctgcgccgacaCCCGCATCAGTAGTTACTACGGCCTCTTTGCGCAATTCTGTGTGAACGGTCTGGATATGTTTTTTATCGCCCtgtcctatatccagatcctcagggccatcttcagcctccccacaaaggatgcccaagtcaagacttttgggacctgcatctccCACCTCTTTGTTAttttagccttttacatcccTGCTGTCTTCATCTCCCTCATGTACCGGTTTAGCCAGAATGTGCCTGGGCATTTCTATGCTCTCATTGGCAATGTATATATCTTGATTTCCCCTgtgctaaaccccatcatctatggagTTAGAACCAAACAGATCcaggacaggctgctccggcttTTTATATATAAAGCGGCCTAAAGTTTTCTCAAGGTGCTCTTACTCTGAGACTGAGCTCCATGCAGAGTTcgctggtgacatggtgctgagccctcttccctgaatcagTGACTGGAAAGTCAAAGTGACATTGATTTAATTAAATCCTTTCCTggccttactgtgctgtgtcagagtgagagagaggcatATATCTGTGTACAACTCACTACCTTACAGGATTTCAATATTTgtaattgctggtaactggactCCAGGGGCcacctgccctcccccgccattCGCtaaggtccagccccctgccctgcctctttccacaaGGCCCGTCCCCCGGtcccagataacaccaggggaatgtcacaattACCCAGTCCACACCTCCTTTGATGTGGAGAGCACACATGGCAACCTCtttaacctgagctgagatttaCCAAGCACTTGAACCAAAACAcatgttttaggtaaaatataaataaaatgtattaactacagaagatagATTGGAAATGATTATAAGCAGCAGCATAAAGATCAGAGTTAGttatgaaagaaacaaaaataaaaacaaaatacaatataaaaaataaagtgcTGACCAAaggggagaggctggctgaacGGCAACAAGCCAGCCtggtgtcattcggttgcacaatccaagcagcagcttgcatggcagaggctgtgcagaaccagCCCAgagtggggttctcacagcagagcagggtcaggctggctcccagagtggaggagtggagtgacctagcagatcaccggtccagaaaACAGCAGAAGGGAACGTCCTAGGGGCACCCCGGGCCAGATGTCCTAGAATCTCTCTGAAGAGTCCCCCATGGAAGACTGCCCAGCTTCCAGTGATCAGACCTCTGACACACCTGTTGCCCCTCCACCTGGTCTTTGTCTCACTTTCCAGACAAAGTGTTAGTTGGTCGTATCCCCATCCTGGGTCTCAGATTATCAATGGCAATGGCCATtacatatgtgcaggcagctggagccttCTCACTTGCCCTCGAGGGTCTCAGCAAAAGTCACCCACCCTTATTCtcactgttaggatatagatattcaggcctgtctgcaaaggcctggactttaagaatttaggtgtattcttatcacttagctagttatagaggcataaaagaaagaatcaaaatcactgtctgtggaatggccttctcctactgtgacaggctaagatgtagttaggcagcc includes the following:
- the LOC120387617 gene encoding olfactory receptor 51E2-like, producing the protein MSDSNTTDFTNPSTFILLGIPGLEVAHVWISIPFCAMYVIAILGNCIILFIVKTEPSLHGPMYYFLCMLAITDLVLSTSILPKMLSIFWFNSREIGFSACLTQMYFIHCILGMESGILVAMALDRYVAICHPLRYSTILTNPVVAKIGLAVVLRGGTVVLPFPILASQWPYCTTNIIPKPYCMHMALVKLACADTRISSYYGLFAQFCVNGLDMFFIALSYIQILRAIFSLPTKDAQVKTFGTCISHLFVILAFYIPAVFISLMYRFSQNVPGHFYALIGNVYILISPVLNPIIYGVRTKQIQDRLLRLFIYKAA